One Ricinus communis isolate WT05 ecotype wild-type chromosome 1, ASM1957865v1, whole genome shotgun sequence DNA window includes the following coding sequences:
- the LOC112536713 gene encoding uncharacterized protein LOC112536713 produces MKGLIRNGKVTKKGSVMTCIVCGGKGHNKRFHGAGTGASTRQQRRKKLHVMRKTKKQQKKKESNAENTAQNVQTHEDDQPDHVAPTGTAPLGTASIFNNLSPLILLSQLFNVTPSTKEVEKPTVQLGIPAHLVDCGDYASQWKAHLHSTTSPSKATSKKSKSINDLLSELPPDLGIGRLSQTHKGGTEAKGKKTFKPPRLLSKDVGAKRVSTIIKSDKEK; encoded by the exons ATGAAGGGTCTGATAAGAAATGGCAAGGTCACCAAGAAGGGCTCTGTGATGACATGCATAGTTTGTGGTGGTAAGGGCCATAACAAGAGGTTTCATGGTGCTGGTACTGGTGCTTCTACAAGGCAACAGAGGAGGAAAAAACTGCAT GTGATGAGGAAGACAaagaaacaacaaaagaaaaaggaatcaAATGCTGAAAATACTGCACAGAATGTTCAAACACATGAAGATGACCAACCTGATCATGTAGCTCCTACAGGCACAGCTCCTTTAGGAACAGCTTCaatatttaacaatttatCACCACTAATACTATTGTCACAG TTATTCAATGTAACACCATCAACAAAAGAAGTAGAAAAACCTACAGTTCAGCTTGGCATACCAGCTCATTTAGTTGATTGTGGTGATTATGCTTCACAATGGAAAGCACATTTACACTCTACTACATCACCTTCAAAAGCTACGAGCAAGAAGAGTAAAAGCATTAATGATTTATTGAGTGAGCTGCCACCAGATCTGGGCATTGGAAGACTTTCACAAACACATAAAGGAGGAACTGAAGCTAAGGGAAAAAAGACTTTCAAACCTCCAAGGTTGTTGAGCAAAGATGTTGGGGCTAAAAGAGTTAgcacaataataaaatcagacaaagaaaaataa